One Diceros bicornis minor isolate mBicDic1 chromosome 27, mDicBic1.mat.cur, whole genome shotgun sequence genomic region harbors:
- the ADAMTS1 gene encoding A disintegrin and metalloproteinase with thrombospondin motifs 1 has translation MGNAELARRSRGLQPAPALLLLAAAAALLVVPAVRGRPAEEDEELVLPALERAPGHRTTRLRLDAFGRELLLELQPDRGFLAPGFTLQTVGRRPGPDAPSPDPAGDLAHCFYSGTVNGDPSSAAALSLCEGVRGAFYLEGEEYFIQPAPAAATVHLVPAAAGGEPPAQPQVHLLRRRRRGGGGAKCGVMDDETQLARGARPEGEDAGAQWPPRDPAPQRAGKPTGTGSIRKKRFVSSPRYVETMLVADQSMAEFHGSGLKHYLLTLFSVAARLYKHPSIRNSVSLVVVKILVIYEEQKGPEVTSNAALTLRNFCNWQKQHNSPSDRDSEHYDTAILFTRQDLCGAQTCDTLGMADVGTICDPSRSCSVIEDDGLQAAFTTAHELGHVFNMPHDDAKQCASINGVNRDSHMMASMLSNLDRSQPWSPCSAYMITSFLDNGHGECLMDKPQSPIQLPSDLPGTLYDANRQCQFTFGEESKHCPDTASTCTTLWCTGTSGGLLVCQTKHFPWADGTSCGEGRWCVNGKCVNKTDKKHFDTPVHGSWGPWGPWGDCSRTCGGGVQYTMRECDNPVPKNGGKYCEGKRVRYRSCNIEDCPDNNGKTFREEQCEAHNEFSKASFGTGPAVEWTPKYAGVSPKDRCKLICQAKGIGYFFVLQPKVVDGTPCSPDSTSVCVQGQCVKAGCDRIIDSKKKFDKCGICGGNGSTCKKISGSVTSARPGYHDIVTIPTGATNIEVKQRNQRGSRNNGSYLAIKAADGTYILNGDFTLSTLEQDITYKGTVLRYSGSSAALERIRSFSPLKEPLTIQVLTVGNALRPKIKYTYFVKKKKESFNAIPTFSEWVIEEWGECSKSCGQGWQRRLVECRDINGQPASECAKEVKPASTRPCADLPCPRWQLGDWSPCSKTCGKGYKKRTLQCLSHDGGVLSHESCDPLKKPKHYIDFCTMAECS, from the exons ATGGGGAATGCGGAGCTGGCGCGGCGGTCTCGGGGCTTGCAGCCTGCGCCCGCGCTGCTGCTGCTCGCGGCGGCCGCAGCACTACTGGTCGTGCCGGCAGTGCGCGGGCGCCCGGCcgaggaggacgaggagctggtgCTGCCAGCACTGGAGCGCGCCCCGGGACACAGGACCACACGCCTGCGTCTGGACGCCTTCGGTCGTGAGCTGCTCCTGGAGCTGCAGCCGGACCGCGGCTTCCTAGCGCCCGGCTTCACGCTCCAGACCGTGGGGCGCAGACCTGGGCCCGATGCGCCGAGTCCAGACCCCGCCGGCGACCTGGCGCACTGCTTCTACTCCGGCACGGTGAACGGCGACCCCAGCTCGGCCGCCGCTCTCAGCCTCTGCGAGGGCGTGCGCGGCGCCTTCTACCTGGAGGGCGAGGAATACTTCATCCAgcccgcgcccgccgccgccacAGTGCACCTCGTCCCCGCCGCCGCCGGCGGGGAGCCGCCGGCGCAGCCCCAGGTCCATCTGCTGCGGCGAaggcggcggggcggcggcggcgccaaGTGCGGGGTCATGGACGACGAGACCCAGCTCGCGAGGGGCGCGCGGCCGGAGGGCGAGGACGCCGGGGCGCAGTGGCCGCCGCGGGACCCGGCGCCGCAGCGCGCCGGAAAGCCAACAG GAACTGGAAGCATAAGAAAGAAGCGATTTGTGTCCAGCCCCCGATATGTGGAAACCATGCTCGTGGCCGACCAGTCCATGGCAGAGTTCCATGGCAGTGGTCTGAAGCACTACCTTCTCACCTTGTTCTCCGTGGCGGCCCGGTTATACAAACACCCCAGCATTCGCAATTCGGTGAGCCTGGTGGTAGTGAAGATCCTGGTCATCTACGAGGAACAGAAGGGGCCAGAAGTGACTTCCAATGCTGCTCTTACCCTTCGGAACTTCTGCAACTGGCAAAAGCAGCACAACTCACCCAGTGACCGGGATTCGGAGCACTATGACACAGCGATTCTTTTCACCAGACAG GACCTGTGTGGGGCCCAGACATGCGATACTCTTGGGATGGCTGATGTTGGAACTATATGTGATCCCAGCAGAAGCTGCTCGGTCATAGAAGATGACGGCTTACAGGCTGCCTTCACCACAGCTCATGAATTAG GTCACGTGTTTAACATGCCACATGATGATGCAAAGCAGTGTGCCAGCATTAATGGTGTCAACCGGGATTCCCACATGATGGCGTCAATGCTCTCCAATTTGGACCGCAGCCAGCCTTGGTCTCCCTGCAGTGCCTACATGATTACGTCATTTCTGGATAATGGTCATG GCGAGTGTTTGATGGACAAGCCCCAGAGCCCCATACAGCTCCCCTCTGATCTCCCTGGGACCTTGTACGATGCCAACCGGCAGTGCCAGTTCACGTTTGGGGAGGAGTCCAAACACTGCCCGGATACAGCCAGCACATGCACAACCCTCTGGTGCACGGGCACCTCCGGTGGGTTGCTGGTGTGCCAAACAAAACACTTCCCTTGGGCAGATGGCACCAGCTGTGGAGAAGGGAGATGGTGTGTCAACGGCAAGTGTGTGAACAAGACTGACAAGAAGCATTTTGAT ACTCCTGTTCATGGAAGCTGGGGGCCATGGGGGCCCTGGGGAGACTGTTCGAGAACGTGTGGTGGAGGAGTTCAGTATACAATGAGGGAGTGCGACAACCCAGTGCCCAAGAACGGAGGGAAGTACTGTGAAGGCAAGCGCGTGCGCTACAGATCATGTAACATCGAGGACTGTCCGGATAATAATG GAAAAACCTTTAGAGAGGAACAATGTGAGGCGCACAATGAGTTTTCAAAAGCTTCCTTTGGGACTGGGCCCGCGGTGGAGTGGACACCCAAGTATGCTGGAGTCTCGCCAAAGGATAGGTGCAAGCTCATCTGTCAAGCCAAAGGCATTGGCTACTTCTTCGTTTTGCAGCCCAAG gtggTAGACGGTACTCCATGTAGCCCAGATTCCACTTCTGTCTGCGTGCAAGGGCAGTGTGTAAAAGCTGGCTGTGATCGCATCATAGACTCCAAAAAGAAGTTTGATAAATGTGGTATTTGTGGAGGAAATGGATCTACATGCAAGAAAATATCGGGATCAGTTACTAGTGCAAG ACCTGGATATCATGATATTGTCACAATTCCAACCGGGGCCACAAACATTGAAGTGAAACAACGGAATCAGAGGGGATCCAGAAATAATGGAAGCTATCTTGCCATCAAAGCTGCCGATGGCACATATATCCTGAATGGTGACTTCACTTTGTCCACCTTAGAGCAAGACATTACGTACAAAGGTACTGTCTTGCGGTACAGTGGCTCCTCTGCAGCATTGGAAAGAATTCGCAGCTTTAGCCCTCTCAAAGAGCCCTTAACCATCCAGGTCCTTACAGTGGGCAATGCCCTTCGGCCGAAAATTAAGTACACATATTTcgtgaagaagaagaaggaatctTTCAATGCCATCCCTACTTTCTCAGAATGGGTCATCGAGGAGTGGGGCGAATGTTCCAAGTCATGTGGACAGGGTTGGCAGAGAAGACTGGTAGAGTGCAGAGACATCAACGGGCAGCCTGCTTCAGAGTGCGCGAAGGAGGTCAAGCCAGCCAGCACCAGACCTTGTGCGGACCTGCCTTGCCCCCGCTGGCAGCTGGGGGATTGGTCGCCATGTTCCAAGACTTGTGGGAAGGGTTACAAAAAGAGAACCTTGCAGTGTCTGTCCCACGATGGGGGGGTGTTGTCTCATGAGAGCTGTGATCCTTTAAAGAAACCCAAACATTACATAGACTTTTGCACGATGGCAGAATGCAGTTAA